From the genome of Odocoileus virginianus isolate 20LAN1187 ecotype Illinois chromosome 16, Ovbor_1.2, whole genome shotgun sequence, one region includes:
- the HMG20A gene encoding high mobility group protein 20A, giving the protein METLMTSSTLPPLFADEDGSKESNDLASTGLTHPEAPYSSGATSSTNNPEFVEDLSQGQLLQNESSNTAEGSEQRHEDEQRSKRGGWSKGRKRKKPLRDSNAPKSPLTGYVRFMNERREQLRAKRPEVPFPEITRMLGNEWSKLPPEEKQRYLDEADRDKERYMKELEQYQKTEAYKVFSRKTQDRQKGKSHRQDAARQASHDHEKEAEVKERSVFDIPIFTEEFLNHSKAREAELRQLRKSNMEFEERNAALQKHVESMRTAVEKLEVDVIQERSRNTVLQQHLETLRQVLTSSFASMPLPGSGETPTVDTIDSYMNRLHSIILANPQDNENFIATVREVVNRLDR; this is encoded by the exons ATGGAAACCTTGATGACTAGTTCCACTCTGCCTCCCCTTTTTGCAGATGAAGATGGCTCCAAGGAGAGTAATGATCTGGCTTCAACTGG GTTAACCCACCCAGAGGCTCCATATAGTAGTGGAGCCACATCATCCACCAATAATCCAGAATTTGTAGAGGATCTCTCCCAAGGTCAGCTGCTTCAGAATGAATCTTCAAATACAGCAGAAGGCAGTGAACAGAGGCATGAAGATGAG CAAAGAAGTAAACGAGGAGGTTGGtccaaaggaagaaagagaaagaaacctcTTAGAGACAGCAATGCACCCAAATCCCCTCTTACAGGATATGTTCGGTTCATGAACGAGCGTCGAGAGCAGCTTCGAGCAAAGAGGCCAGAAGTCCCATTTCCAGAAATTACAAGGATGTTAGGCAATGAATGGAGTAAACTTCCTCCGGAGGAAAAACAG CGCTACCTTGATGAGGCAGACAGAGATAAGGAGCGTTACATGAAGGAACTGGAGCAGTATCAGAAGACTGAGGCCTACAAGGTTTTCAGCAGGAAAACCCAGGATCGTCAGAAAGGCAAATCTCATAGGCAAG atGCAGCCCGACAGGCCAGTCATGATCATGAG aaagaagcagaagtaAAGGAACGGTCTGTTTTTGACATCCCTATATTTACAGAGGAATTCCTAAACCACAGCAAAG CTCGGGAGGCAGAGCTCCGTCAGCTTCGCAAATCCAACATGGAATTTGAGGAGAGGAACGCGGCCCTGCAAAAGCACGTGGAGAGCATGCGCACAGCGGTAGAGAAGCTGGAGGTGGACGTGATCCAGGAGCGCAGCCGCAACACCGTCTTACAGCAGCACTTGGAGACCCTGCGGCAGGTGCTGACCAGCAGCTTCGCCAGCATGCCCTTGCCTG GAAGTGGAGAGACACCTACAGTGGACACTATCGACTCCTATATGAACAGACTGCACAGTATTATTTTAGCTAATCCCCAAGACAATGAAAACTTCATAGCTACAGTTCGAGAAGTTGTGAACAGGCTTGATCGTTAG